A genomic window from Arvicola amphibius chromosome 5, mArvAmp1.2, whole genome shotgun sequence includes:
- the LOC119814735 gene encoding mortality factor 4-like protein 2 has translation MSSRKQASQTRGQQSAEEDNFKKPTRGNMQRSKMRGAASGKKSAGSQPKSLEPALPGRWGGRSAENPPSGWVRKTRKNKQKAPGNGDGGSTSEMPQPPRKKRARADPTVESEEAFKNRMEVKVKIPEELKPWLVEDWDLVTRQKQLFQLPAKKNVDAILEEYANCKRSQGNVDNKEYAVNEVVGGITEYFNVMLGTQLLYKFERPQYAEILLAHPDAPMSQIYGAPHLLRLFVRIGAMLAYTPLDEKSLALLLGYLHDFLKYLAKNSASLFTASDYKVASAEYHRKAL, from the coding sequence ATGAGTTCCAGAAAGCAGGCTTCTCAAACTCGTGGACAACAATCTGCTGAAGAAGACAACTTTAAGAAGCCAACTCGAGGCAACATGCAGAGAAGTAAGATGAGGGGAGCTGCCTCCGGAAAGAAGTCAGCTGGTTCACAGCCCAAGAGTCTTGAACCAGCCCTCCCAGGAAGATGGGGCGGTCGCTCTGCTGAGAACCCCCCTTCTGGTTGGGTGCGGAAGACACGGAAGAACAAGCAGAAGGCTCCTGGTAACGGCGATGGCGGCAGCACCAGCGAAATGCCCCAGCCCCCACGTAAGAAAAGGGCACGGGCTGACCCCACTGTGGAGAGTGAGGAGGCATTTAAGAATAGGATGGAGGTGAAAGTGAAGATTCCTGAGGAATTAAAACCATGGCTGGTGGAGGACTGGGACTTGGTTACTCGGCAGAAGCAGTTGTTCCAGCTCCCTGCTAAAAAGAATGTAGATGCCATTCTTGAGGAGTATGCCAATTGTAAGAGATCGCAGGGAAATGTTGATAATAAGGAGTACGCAGTGAATGAAGTGGTGGGAGGGATAACAGAGTATTTCAATGTGATGCTGGGCACTCAGCTGCTCTACAAGTTTGAGAGGCCCCAATATGCTGAGATACTTCTGGCTCACCCCGATGCGCCAATGTCGCAGATCTATGGGGCACCACACCTACTGAGATTATTTGTGAGAATTGGGGCAATGTTGGCTTATACGCCCCTTGATGAGAAAAGCCTTGCGTTACTGTTGGGCTATTTGCATGATTTCCTTAAGTATCTGGCAAAGAATTCTGCCTCTCTATTTACTGCCAGTGATTACAAAGTGGCTTCTGCTGAGTATCATCGCAAAGCCCTGTGA